Proteins from one Coregonus clupeaformis isolate EN_2021a chromosome 29, ASM2061545v1, whole genome shotgun sequence genomic window:
- the LOC121545022 gene encoding LOW QUALITY PROTEIN: SR-related and CTD-associated factor 8 (The sequence of the model RefSeq protein was modified relative to this genomic sequence to represent the inferred CDS: deleted 1 base in 1 codon), translating to MEAVKAFNGELYSLNEYKPPISKAKMTNITKSAIKAIKYYKHVVQGVEKFVQKCKPEYKVPGLYVMDSIVRQSRHQFGQDKDVFAPRFSKNIIGTFQHLYRCPSDDKSKIVRVLNLWQKNAVFKSDIIQPLLDMAAGLPPPSVTPVMTSRDAQVNNTTPGTPATPATPANIVSSLPDWASQFSNTDTVAAVAQILQSPHGQQLQQLVQSLQLQQQKPQPSLLQALDAGLVVQLQALTAQLTAAASANPMQLNPLEQRISSFNKKMLGHFDFGNDSERSEDSKKDAHSSQMPMVSDSIFHQLAEQLQQQNLEQFQKQLMEHQQKSMNIEGQDGIFGSESSAMPQQSSSQSQHPAPQNKMDDSIDNQQQDMDLDDGPEMEEERFEPEDKKSKMVDTWSRTRSRSRSRSPRKRRSRSRSGSRKRKHRKRSRSRSRERKRKSSRSYSSERQAREREKERQKKGLPPIRSKFLSVCSTTLWVGQVDKKASQQDLTNLFEEFGQIESINMIPPRGCAYICMVHRQDAYRARQKLSTGSFKIVSKVIKIAWALNKGVKQEYKQFWDMDLGVTYIPWEKVKLDDLDGFAEGGMIDQETVNAEWEAAKNAPEPMKEAVSQAVSVEPIAATNTQQTQEEAFSQQVSMMPVQLPVRQAVPAVGLVPPSFPVSMAMPPPGYGPLPPFLRAGFNASQPPPGFMQAAGVPQQAGMGSAPTSLVPASMSQAQDSMKDSPYGATIPGSFMPSALPGQGVFNQLQPGVQTQQGANDKTGQSADGMDAAAELVLQGMQNAMSRGMGLLGMHPSASLTHPLHQQGLPGQRMPGLMPLDLRPTMLQGSGARFPLLMQQGLSQQSLLEASLHAQARARAASQMERFNRAEEAFNRGPNPPNESMSKAEDEPSSAADDSQQGGDQDYRFPPPQEKQSTGLLRTPPLEHRESMGIGGGGAGGGGMGGGRPALLQTPVRETARDSVVGRLQALAGFTPQTQSRWGPPRGDFDERDMRGSPAGVSKGFQEERPGSNQGQNFPNRFENQNRVGSAGGVGGGVCAGGPGGGGVVGGPAWSRGGVDAAAPFADADMPQDLDECRRPWDRQQRDRDFDFRKEMNGNRRERDSHEKERDRERERDRGRERGNREREQERDREREREKEREKERERDRNKRGAWTPLLPLPQPLLPTPTLTPTLSLTQGKPQALLQLQSKLQPKPGLLTKPGLLQTPTLLTRSTSQVPTKSLLQAPSQSPPKASPQSNQFPTQAKNEALPGPEPQAEFQTQSSQNQSPPQNHASLQAQSPPPAHSPFQTKSPPQAQSSSRARAQSPPQALSPPQAQSPPQVSPQAPSIPDEITDTQGEPEKPQEEPIKEPEPMVEPPSQWVNGTGSRMDTDAVAEPTPTLSPTPAPSMSLVLTHSPVEPQCLPEPLDQQQPPQHATSSCSSTKDVDNGLSEPMEEAEKQPVVEKTDTEGTIITQ from the exons TACTACAAACATGTTGTCCAGGGCGTGGAAAAGTTTGTTCAGAAA TGCAAGCCAGAGTACAAGGTCCCAGGCCTGTATGTCATGGACTCCATCGTGCGGCAGTCACGGCACCAGTTTGGCCAGGACAAGGATGTGTTCGCCCCGCGCTTCAGCAAAAACATCATCGGAACCTTCCAACATCTCTACCGCTGCCCCTCAGATGACAAG AGTAAGATTGTCAGGGTCCTCAACCTGTGGCAGAAGAACGCAGTCTTCAAGAGTGACATCATCCAGCCGCTGCTGGACATGGCTGCAGGACTGCCCCCTCCCAGTGTCACCCCTGTCATGACCAGCAGGGATGCTCAAGTCAACAACACTACGCCTG GTACCCCAGCGACCCCGGCCACCCCAGCCAACATCGTATCCAGTCTGCCTGACTGGGCGTCTCAGTTCTCCAACACAGACACTGTAGCTGCTGTAGCACAGATCCTGCAGAGTCCACACGGCCAACAG CTCCAGCAGCTGGTGCAGAGTCTGCAGCTGCAGCAGCAGAAGCCCCAGCCGTCTCTGCTACAGGCGCTGGATGCAGGACTGGTGGTCCAGCTGCAGGCTCTGACGGCCCAGCTCACTGCAGCCGCCTCAGCCAATCCCATGCAGCTCAACCCCCTGGAGCAGAGGATCTCCTCCTTCAACAAG AAAATGTTGGGTCATTTTGACTTTGGGAACGATTCCGAACGCTCTGAAGACTCCAAAAAGGACGCCCATTCATCGCAGAT GCCGATGGTGTCTGACTCCATCTTCCACCAGCTGGCTGAGCAGCTGCAGCAGCAGAACCTGGAGCAGTTTCAGAAGCAGCTCATGGAGCACCAGCAGAAG TCCATGAACATAGAGGGGCAGGATGGAATATTTGGGTCTGAGAGCTCGGCCATGCCCCAACAGAGCAGCAGCCAATCACAGCACCCTGCGCCACAAAACAAGATGGATGACTCCATTGACAACCAGCAGCAG GACATGGACCTGGATGACGGgccagagatggaggaagagcgCTTCGAACCAGAGGACAAGAAGTCCAAGATGGTCGACACG TGGTCAAGAACACGGTCTAGGTCACGATCGAG ATCTCCCAGGAAGAGACGGTCCAGATCACGGTCAGGCTCTCGGAAACGGAAACACCGTAAGCGGTCGCGGTCACGCTCCAGAGAGCGGAAGAGGAAGTCGTCGCGGTCCTACTCCAGCGAGAGACAAGCCCGCGAGCGAGAGAAAGAGCGTCAGAAGAAAGGACTGCCTCCCATCCGATCCAAGTTTCTCAGTG TGTGCAGCACCACTTTGTGGGTGGGACAGGTGGACAAGAAGGCCAGTCAGCAGGACCTCACCAACCTATTTGAAGAGTTTGGTCAGATTGAGTCTATCAAT ATGATCCCTCCTCGCGGCTGTGCCTACATCTGTATGGTCCATAGACAGGATGCCTACCGCGCCAGACAGAAACTCAGCACTGGTTCATTCAAGATCGTCTCCAAGGTCATCAAG ATTGCGTGGGCGCTGAATAAGGGAGTGAAGCAAGAGTATAAGCAGTTCTGGGACATGGACCTGGGGGTCACCTACATACCCTGGGAGAAGGTCAAGCTGGACGACCTGGACGGCTTTGCTGAGGGAGGCATGATCGACCAGGAGACTGTCAACGCCG AGTGGGAAGCAGCCAAGAATGCGCCAGAGCCAATGAAGGAAGCGGTGAGCCAGGCTGTGAGCGTTGAACCCATAGCAGCCACCAACACCCAACAGACCCAGGAAGAGGCCTTCAGCCAACAGGTCTCCATGATGCCCGTACAG cTCCCTGTGCGCCAGGCTGTCCCTGCCGTGGGTCTTGTGCCGCCATCCTTCCCTGTTTCCATGGCGATGCCCCCGCCAGGCTACGGCCCCCTGCCCCCCTTCCTCAGAGCAGGGTTCAACGCCTCCCAGCCTCCTCCAG GTTTCATGCAGGCAGCAGGTGTTCCTCAGCAAGCAGGCATGGGCTCAGCTCCTACAT CTCTGGTGCCGGCCTCCATGTCACAGGCTCAGGACAGCATGAAGGACTCCCCATACGGAGCCACTATCCCAGGGAGCTTCATGCCTTCTGCCCTCCCTGGACAAGGGGTCTTCAACCAGCTTCAACCCGGAGTCCAGACGCAGCAAGGAGCCAATGACAAGACGGGCCAATCTGCTGACGGCATGGATGCCGCTGCAGAGTTAGTACTGCAAG GTATGCAGAATGCAATGAGTCGTGGTATGGGTCTTCTGGGGATGCACCCCTCAGCCTCCCTTACCCACCCCCTGCACCAGCAGGGCCTGCCAGGCCAGAGGATGCCTGGGCTGATGCCGCTGGACCTCCGGCCTACTATGCTCCAGGGATCTGGGGCCCGCTTCCCCCTCCTGATGCAGCAGGGCCTGTCTCAACAGAGCCTCCTGGAAGCGTCCCTCCATGCCCAGGCCCGGGCCAGAGCGGCCTCCCAGATGGAACGCTTCAACAGGGCCGAGGAGGCCTTCAACCGGGGGCCCAACCCCCCAAACGAAAGCATGTCCAAGGCTGAGGACGAGCCTTCCTCTGCAGCTGACGACAGCCAGCAGGGGGGGGACCAAGACTACCGCTTCCCTCCGCCCCAGGAGAAGCAGAGCACAGGCCTGCTGAGGACCCCTCCACTGGAGCACAGAGAGTCCATGGGTATAGGTGGTGGAGGAGCTGGTGGTGGGGGTATGGGCGGAGGCAGACCTGCCCTGCTCCAGACCCCAGTGAGAGAAACAGCTAGAGACAGCGTGGTAGGACGGCTTCAGGCCCTCGCCGGCTTCACCCCCCAGACCCAGAGTCGCTGGGGGCCACCCAGAGGGGACTTTGATGAGCGTGACATGCGGGGCTCACCGGCCGGGGTCTCCAAGGGCTTCCAGGAAGAGCGCCCTGGCTCCAACCAGGGGCAGAACTTCCCCAACCGCTTTGAGAACCAGAACCGCGTTGGATCAGcaggaggggtaggaggaggagTATGTGCTGGTGGtcctggtggcggtggtgttgtAGGGGGCCCAGCGTGGAGTCGTGGTGGAGTTGATGCTGCAGCACCGTTCGCTGATGCTGACATGCCCCAGGACTTGGATGAGTGCCGGCGCCCTTGGGACAGGCAGCAACGGGACAGGGACTTTGACTTCAGGAAGGAGATGAATGGCAACCGCCGTGAGAGAGACAGCCATGAGAAGGAGAGGGACCGCGAGAGAGAAAGGGACCGTGGCCGTGAGCGTGGCAACCGTGAACGAGAGCAGGAGCGTGaccgggagagagagcgagaaaaggagagggagaaggaacgTGAGCGGGACCGTAACAAGCGTGGAGCCTGGACACCCCTTCTCCCTCTACCACAACCCCTGCTCCCTACTCCTACCCTGACCCCAACCCTCTCCCTGACCCAAGGCAAACCTCAGGCCCTGCTGCAACTACAGTCCAAGCTTCAACCTAAACCTGGACTCCTAACTAAACCGGGTCTGCTTCAAACTCCAACTCTCCTAACTCGGTCAACATCTCAAGTCCCAACCAAGTCTCTTCTTCAAGCCCCATCCCAGTCTCCACCTAAAGCTTCACCCCAGTCCAACCAGTTTCCAACTCAAGCCAAGAATGAAGCCCTCCCCGGTCCTGAGCCCCAGGCAGAGTTCCAGACCCAATCCTCTCAGAACCAGTCACCACCCCAAAACCATGCTTCCCTTCAGGCCCAGTCGCCGCCCCCTGCCCATTCCCCTTTCCAGACAAAGTCCCCTCCCCAGGCCCAGTCATCATCACGGGCACGTGCACAGTCACCACCCCAGGCCCTGTCCCCGCCACAGGCCCAGTCGCCACCCCAGGTGTCCCCACAGGCCCCCAGCATCCCTGATGAGATCACTGACACCCAGGGGGAGCCAGAGAAACCTCAGGAAGAACCTATAAAAGAACCTGAACCCATGGTGGAACCTCCATCTCAGTGGGTCAATGGGACAGGGTCGAGGATGGACACTGACGCAGTGGCTGAGCCCACCCCTACCCTGTCCCCCACTCCTGCCCCCTCAATGTCACTGGTCCTCACACACAGCCCTGTTGAACCCCAATGCCTGCCGGAGCCCCTGGACCAGCAGCAACCCCCGCAGCATGCCACCTCCTCTTGCTCCTCCACAAAGGATGTAGACAATGGACTGAGTGAGCCGATGGAGGAAGCTGAGAAACAGCCAGTGGTAGAGAAAACAGACACTGAGGGGACAATCATCACTCAGTAG